The Chamaesiphon minutus PCC 6605 DNA window ATGTAATTAAAGATTGGGTCGAAAATACCGAACGCCAGGGTTACTACGTCGAATACTGTGGATTTCCAGCCAGAAGCGGCTTAAACCCCCACATCACCGCCAAACGGATTAAAGCTAGCCGTAACCAACATAACAATAACCTAGCCAAACGTACCGAACAAAGACTAAACGCCATCCTCGCCGCATTAACCGAAATCCCCAAACAAGCTAAAGCTAAGATCGCGGCAATCCGAACCAAGTCCATCGAACTATTTGGAGAAGCCATCAGTCGCAATACATTGTATAAACCGGAATACAAGCCGCTCTGGTTTGAGGCTGAAATAGCCAAATTAGATAGCAATTTAGAAAAAGATCCCACACCCCTTTCTAATTCCCCTTTAACCAATACCGACCAACAATTTCAGCCAATTGCCATCGAAAATAACACTTCAATTTCAGCCGCTCAAACTCAGTCTGAGACTAGTTTGTCCCACACCCCCCCCCTATATGAAACTTATGTGGGACGAATCCAGAGTAGCTGGCTACATCACCAGTTACGGTTATACTGCATCAATCTATGGTGTCAATCTATCCTCGATCTACAATCTCCAAGCGTCGAATTAGAATTAGTATCAGATCTTCCCAACCACTCCAATCTTCCCAATCTCGATTCCAACCTTCAATTCACATCCGTCACACTAGAGAGTCAAAATTCGCCAATTCAGAACATTCATAATACTGAAAACTTCAATAATAACAATCTCCAGTCTGAGGAGGTTGCCAAGATTAGTAATGGGAGTAAAAGTAACAACGATATTGAATCTCAAATCGAGAGCGAGCCAGAATCAGATCCAGTTTCCCCGATCGAGATTGGGACTAAGCTACGACGAAACGTGCAGCAAATCGGACATAAGACCTATCCGGCATTGGCTAATTGCCAGGTGGTATCTGCTAATGGATTGGATTGGGTTGTACGGGATCGAGAGGGTTATTCGTGGAATGTGTCTCACCACGCACTCGCTAGTGGGGTCTGGGAAATTGAAGCCGACTTGACGGATGTTGGAATCTCAATTCCCCAGCAACGATCTGCAATCGATATCGCTCGACAGATGCGGCTAAATCTTTCGTCCGTCCCAGACGATCTGCTCTTAGAATTTCTACACCATCCAGCGATGGAGACAATTCAGTTCACAATCGAGTTAGCCGACCGACTGGTTACTGCTTCAACTTGCAAACTGGTGGAAGAGTTAGTTGCCGATTTATCTCCTTGCCAGAAGTTAGATTTATGGAAGACTTTATCAGATCGGGAGCGCATCGATATCGAGCAATTGATGTCTCAACATTCGCCAAACTTCGAGCAAATCGACCATCAGAGTAAGCCGATCGGCTCAATTGATGTCTTCGTTGGTGCGACTGTTCTTACCTTAACAGGGCTGATTGGGGTTGTTAAGCACGTATTTACGTCGGTCGTGAAGCCGTTTGTTGTTTACCATGAAAGCCTCGGTCGCACCATCCTCTATGGTCGTGAGGATCTGCGACTAGATCTAAGTTAATAGCTCGAACTATCAGAATGTTTACGAGATCGAATCTGAGGCTTTGAAGAACGAGCTAGTTCCAGTTATTTAGTTGTGCATATTGTGGTAGTTTGAGCGAATGAATCTATCGAACCTCAAGCGGCTGAATTTTCTAGAGTTACTACTTTTCACCACATAACGCTTCGAGCCGCTCTAGTAAGCTTTGAACCTCCAACCATTTATCGGGATGTTCCCATACCTTAGCTGCTACTACCCTGGTAATTGTATTTTTGACCCGAAGCTGAGGAGAAGGTAGCTGTGGCTCTATTTGTGGTTGTAAGCTTTTAATTTGCTTCTTAATTTCCGTTAAGGGCATTCCTCCCTCGATTGCCGCTCTAAGGAGATCGTCTCTAGCAGCAGTGTCGCTAACTTTGGCAATTGCTAAAGCTTTGGTATGATCTAATCCTGCGGCGATTGCATCGCTAACATTGTCTGGAAGCTTAATTAAAGGTAATTTGGTTTTGACAAAAGACAATAATTTGATGCCGTACTCGCTCAAGATCCGCTCGACGATCGTTTGCTGGTCGTTAAATTTAGGGGAAACGTTTTCCCTAGATTTGACCCCCTTGGCAACATTCGCCAAACTATAAAGTACGGACTTTACTTCGTCTGTAGAGTCAATTTCTAAATCCACTGCTAATAAATTAAGGATCGCCCAAGTTTCTTCGATCGGATTTAGGTTAACACGATTGAGATTCTCCGCTAGGGCAATCCGCCGCGCATCGCGATCGGATAAGTCCATCACCTTAATCGGTACTTGCCGCTTGGCGGCTATTGCTGCAAGTTGTCGCCGTTCGCCCGCAACTAATTCATAACGACCTGCTACGACTAAGCGCACGATAACATTTTCAAGTACGCCCCAGGCATCGACACTAGCTGTCAGTTGGGCCATTTTAATTGGATCGAAATGCTTGCGCGGTTGATAAGGACTTCGATCTAGTAACTGCGGATCGACTAGTTGAGTAATCTCCGCTTTTTCCAACTCAGCGATTCGTGACTGGAGCTGGGCAATGTCGATTGAGACTTCTGGCGAAGCCTCACGAGTAGCGGCAAAACGAGCCAATCTGTTAGACATAGGTTTATCCAATTGTTTGTAGTAGTTGCTGACAGACATTTCTGAATTGCTCGACCGTTTTGTGTACTGGCCGAAATTTGCCGATTGCCAAGCCGTTGCCATTGGCATTCATAATTTCGAGTGAATTGTCGATTGTTTCAAACATCCGTAATCGAGCGCGTGCGGCTACAAATTTTAATTGTTCCATACACTGTCGATGAGTTTGTGATTTCTCGTTATAAGCATAGGGTACGATCCCTAGCACCTGGGGGGCAGGTTGTAAGTTTAAATCGTCACTTAGATATTTGAGCCAGTTGAGCAATCCGTCTAGCCCCGTTAATGCTTTGTCTTGGAGGATCAATGGGATGAGCACGTAGTCGGCTGCCACGACCGCATTCTCACAAATCTTCCCCAATGTTGCGGGACAATCGATCAAAATTACATCGTGACCGAGCGGCTTTTTTTTAAGTTTGTTGGCTAAAATATGCTCGCTGCCACGTCTAGCTACAAACTCGTTTTGTAGTTCCGCCATCCCCAGATGACCGCGACAGACATGAATATTTTTCTCGTTGGGTACGGGAACTAAGTGCCAGTCTCGATCGTATTTTTCGCCCAGCATTCCGACAATAGTATCGATCATTGGGATTTCAACATCTAACCCACAAAACAAATCGAGATTATGTTGGGGATCGAGATCTAGTAGCGCGACCTGTAGCCCAGATCGATCTAATTCGTAGGCTAAATTGCGTACTAGCGTACTTTTGCCAGCTCCACCAGAGTTAGATAATACGGCAATGGTTGTTTGTTTCATCGTTCGTTTTTAGACCGCTTTAATTTCGCACAAGATTCGATCCAAGCCAGTTCTCGATCTGATAGATTCTTCGGATCTTCTACGATATCTAGCACCACAAACGTAAACACTTCAGCTCCAGCTATGTTCCAAACCCTTTGGAGATCCGGATCTGGATGCTGTCCTTGTTTGAGCCAAGATTGATGTTGCTGCCATACTGTGGTGATATCTATCGTACTGGCTATATAAATTTGATGATTCCAGGTATTTTTGATTGCAAAAATACCACCAATTGAATGACCGCCTAAGAGCGCGTTTACAGTTGGCAGTAGTTTTGCGGGAATATAACGATTCGTTCCTTGGCCTGTCGCAGGTCTGCCCATAATACCTCCTCGACAGAGTTTATATTCAATAAACTAGTTTGTCAAATATTAATCAAGCGATCTAATCGAGTGTAATTTCTGATTGAAAAATAGTAATTTTGTTCTCAGTCGATTTATCTTATGTTGGCAGTTCAATGGAATGAACTCTCCTATTGAACTATGGGAGTTTTAAGCTACTGAACTATGGGAGTTTTAAGCTACACATAAGACTAAAACTAGGAAATATTGTCGTTAGTTAATTTTCGCTCTGTTGATATAAAATACAGTTTGACACTGCTATCTCATAGATATACCGATTGCTTTCTACTTTGGCTTAGTTCCAAGTAATTACTTGGAACTATTCGATCCACTCAGAAACCTTATGTAGCAGCAGTCACGCCCAATATTCATTATCGGTATATTAGCTCTACTAAAGCTCAAATGCTTGCTGGATAACGATTAGCATCTCTCGATTAGTTCCAAGTAATTACTTGGAACTAATCAAAGTCAAATGGAACTAAGTCCATACCCAACCAGGCTTTTGCTCGATAGTCGATTACAAATAGAGAACGCATTCAGTCATAACTAACAGCTAAAACTGTTTACTAGCAACAACTCGATCGACCTAGTATAGTTCCAAGTAATTACTTGGAACTGCGGATATAGCTCAAAACCACCTCTAGTTGTACGTTTCCGGCAATTAGTACTTGTACGGCAGCTACTTGTTCGGGTCGAACGGAGACAGTGTGAGATTTGTACTTGCCATCTGGTTCCTTTTGCTTGTAACTGAGATGCCAATTATCTCATACAAGAATTATTAATTAGACAACAACAACAACGACCCTCTTCTTATACAGAAGTCAAAGATAGATAGTTACAAAGTTTTATTTCTACAACGTGTTTCATGGTACGATTACACCATGAAGTTAAACATTCAGAAAGGAATCGACCCCCATACCAATGAAATCGTCTGGCTGATGCTCGACGATCGCTACGAGGTAGTCGAACCCATCCAACGTTATCTCACATACCTCAGCACTGGTAAATCTCCTAATACCGTCGAGGCATACGCTTACGATCTCAAATTCTGGTGGAAATTTCTCGAACTTAAAACTCTAGACTGGCGCAATATCAACCTAACTGACGTGGAAGATTTTGCGTACTGGTTGAGAGTTGGGGATACAACCAAAGTCGTATCCATGCAACCAGTGCAGGCAATCCGGTCTGAGAAGACCGTCAATCGAGCGATTACTGCCATTACAGGCTTTTACGAATATCACATCGCTAACGGTCGAGTAGACTTCAATCAGTTTGATAGATTTCACATGCCTTATGGGATTGGCACCAGAGGATTGCTCACGGGTATCGCCAAGAGCAAACCCACCAGACAGAAGCTAGTCAAGCTCAAGGAGCCGAAGAGCTTTCCAGGTTGCTTGACTGACGAGCAAGTAGCAACGCTAGTGGATGCCTGTCATCGCCTGAGAGACAAACTTATCGTCCTCATGCTCAACGGTACTGGAATGAGAAAGGGCGAGTTGCTGGGACTGTGGATTGAGGATGTTGGGGATTGTGGTGACAACTATATTCGAGTGGTTAGTCGCAATAATCCCAATGGAGCGAGGGTAAAGGGACAAGAGCGAACTATTCCGGTAGTACCAGAACTACTGAAAATGTATAACGACTATTTGATCTACGAGTATCCAGCACAAAAATCTAATTATGTGTTTGTGAACATCTGGGAAGGAAATGTCGGAATGCCGATGAAACCAGATGTTTTGAATACCATGTTTTCTCGACTGGGTAAAAAGACAGGAATCCATGTTTATCCTCACCTTTTTAGACACACCTATGCCACCAGACTACTCAGGTCTAATTACTCCCCAGAACGGGTGAAACATCTATTGGGACATACATCGATTCAAACAACCTTGGATGTTTATTCTCATGTAATTGACGAGGCAAATTTAATAGAAGTAATCGAACGAGAGAACTCTGGAGAATGAGTAGACCGCTTAATAATTATACATTTTTAAATGATTCACCAATTGATGGCAATAATTCAGCTAGAAAGTTACTCGATAATCCATTGATTCATCAGGACATCTGGCATACGATTGATGACTTAGGATTAAACGTCAACCAGCACAGTAGAGTTATGACGATTAGTTTCAACCAGGTCGAACAAGATTGGCTGAAATTATTAATTAAACTATACTGCCTAGTCAGAGTCGAACGACGAATTGCAGCAGCAGCCATTAGGCAAGATCTTTGCCACATTAATAGGTTTTCTCGTTTCATCGAACAGAAATCTATTTTTAGATCCGAACAAATCAATGGAGATTTATTTGATGAATTTGATTTCTACCTGAAATCCTTGAAATTGTCTCCAGCAACCATATCTGGTAACTACATAGCATTAAATAACTTCTTCAAGATCTGTCGAGAAGAGGGCTGGCTGGAAGTTGATACCTATTGGTTTAAAGGCAGGCAGAAAAGAACCAAACCGAAAAATGACGAGATTGAGTATATCCCTGAAGAAGTATGGCAACAGCTAGACGAAAATTTATGTCACTTGCCTGAATCATTACAACGTATGGTATTGGTTATTAGAGCAACTGGATTGAGAATTGGAGAACTACTCAATCTCTCTATAGATTGCCTGCGCCAAAGAGATCGACAATGGCGGTTGAGATTTTTGACAGAGAAATATCAAATTGTAGACGAAATACCTATCTGTGAAGAACTAGTAGCAGTTATTAAAGAGCAGCAGAAATATATCAACAAATACTTTAGTGACAGTTATCATAACTTATTTGCTAGCAATACAAGTGGCTATCGGTATACTCCAACCCCAAGGGTAATGAGTGGACAAACTTTCAATCAGCAGCTTAACACACTAGCTAAACAGCAAAATATTTGTACCAATGATGGTCGAGTTTGGCACTTTAGTTCCCATCAATTTAGACGAACGCTAGCTACTGTAATGACGAATGCTGGAGTCAGGGACTTAATCATTCAAAAATACCTCAGACACCGTTCGCCAGATATGCAAAATCATTACAAGCATCTACTCAAAGAGGTATTAGGCGCAGAATATCAAGAGTTAATGAAGGGAAGTAGCTATGTTAATAGCACTGGTAAAATTATATTACAACATCAACCCCAAAACCCAATCACCGAACTAGTAAGGCGGAAGATGTATCAGATTACTACTCAGCATGGAGAGTGCCATCGTCCAGTATTAAAATCTCCTTGTCAAACAATCAATGCTTGTTGGCAATGCGAACATTGGTTGACATCTATTGATGATTTATCGACTCTTCAAGAAGATTTTCAACGAGTAAAAACTGAGTTAGATATCGCGGCTAATCTAGGAATGGTCAGGCAGCAGCAAATTTTAACTACAGACCGCAATAACTTAATGATTCGGATTGAAGTTTTGGAGACGATTGATGATAGAGATTAATTGGCAGCGAGATTATCATGGTGAGTTTACATGTCCAAGATGCTCTTACTTGCCACTAAAGTTAAAAGGAAATTACAGAGGCAGTAAAAAGCTTTTTTGTTCGCAATGTCGAAATACAATCATTAGTTCAGTCCAATTAAGTAGCCGTTCGAGATACTTGGAATCTCGAATGAAGGATGAATATATCGATTGGGAGCGGGATTACCACGGTGAATTTATTTGTCCAGAATGTGATGCTCCAGGTATTTCAGCTAGAGGAATACGTAAAAAATCTGGTAAAAGGCACTTTGGTTGTCCTACTTGTAAAAAGAAACAAGAAGAGTCATGTGAAATCAGCATAATTAAAATAGAAGATCCTCTCAATCCCGGAGTTAATTGGTACACCAATCATCGAATTGGAGGCTTCATTTGTCCTAAATGCCAAGCTGAAGATATTTATCTAACTGGCATCAGGTTTGGTAAAAAGAGATTTCAATGTAAAAGCTGCAAGCATCGTCAACTTGACTCACTGATTTTGAGTAATGTGAATGTTAGTCATTATAGCGACAACACTAGTTCAGCAATAAAATCATTTGACTGGAAAGATGAGCAATGGGATTTGAGAACGATTAACCCTAATTTTGATGACCGAGATCGAGGAATACATCTAGCCAACTTTGCTAATATTCATCCAGTTTGGTTTAAAGTTGAAGTTAAAAAATATGTTAAGCATCTTTGTAAGACTGGTAGATCTCTAAGCACAATCCAGCAAGATCTGTCTACACTCAGACGGTTCTCTCGCTATTTAGTTAGAGAAAACATATCTAGTTTTGATGAAATCAATCGTAGCCTTATCCTTGATTATCTAGTTCGAGAACAGAAGGTTAATAAACTTAAACTAAGTGGATTGCGAAAACTATTCACCATCGGAACGACTAAAGGTTGGTTTGATATCGACCAAGACATCATCCGCGATGCCGACTATCCAAAACAGTATCAATCCAATCCCGACCCGATATCAGACCAGGTAAGGGAGCAAGTAGAACAGAATTTACATTTATTACCAGATCCGATTGCTCGAATGTGGTTGATAGGTTACTTTTCTGCTATGCGTCCTTCAGAACTAGCCTTGCTCAAACGAGATTGTCTAGTTCGAGAAGGACAACATTGGAAATTAATCTGGCATCGAAAAAAGACTGATGACTATCATGAAATACCGATTAGTAGAACTGTTGCTAAAGTAGTCCAAGATCAACAGGAGTATATTCAAAATCTTTGGGGCGATAAATGGGATTACCTATTTTGTCACTATCACAATTTATCAAAGACTGACGTATCCCAACCTCAACTAGAACCAGTTACGAAAGTTTTACCAATTCATGCAAATCATCCCTTATCAGTTGGTATTCGCACTCTAATTACAGTCCTCGATATCCGCGATGAAAATGGTCTATTAGCCAAGTTTCAATCAAAATTACTCAGATCCACTCGCTTAACCGAACTATTCGCACAAGGGCACGATTTAGCAGTAGTTAGTGCCTGGGCAGGTCATAAACAATTTGCTACTACCGCTACCCACTATACCGAAGTCAGTTGCAACCTGATAGAGAAGGAAACTGGACATATCCAGAAAGCACTTGTTAACAGTAACGGTCATCGTATTCTCTATGAATCATTTCCTAAGTCTTTTTGGGAAACCCCCATTTCCCACAAACTCGAACTAACCCAAACCCATGTTAATACACCTATCTATGGTTATTGTGGTCTACCGCTTAACCAAGACTGTCATAAATCTAGAGCTTGTTATACCTGTGAGTGCTTTGTCGCTACTATTGAAAAACTCCCCCAATACATCAACACACTTAACGAGCTTCGAGCAAAATTAATTAAAGCTATGTCAGTAGGGCAGGAAGTACTGGTCGAGCAATTCGGCAGACAAGCAGAACAACTTGACAAAATCATTGCTAGTTTGCAACAGGGGGCAGCATGAGCAATTCAGATACCAAACAAGCTAGAGTCGATAATCTTCAACAAGTTCAAGCAGCCCGTAAGGAGGATTCAGCAGGTCGAGTTTTTAAAGCTATCGAACGTTTACAAAAGATTGATGGCAAGATTAACTTTACCACCGTCGCAAAGGAGGCTAATGTCAGTGTATCTTATCTCTATAAATATCCAGAGATTAAGCAACGCATCGCCGAAGTTAGAAATAAACAACGGTCATTCCCGACTTCACCAGTTGCACAACCGAACTCATCTTCTACGGGTAAAATCATTGCCCGTCTGAAGGAGAAAATTCAACAACTAGAGAACGAAAATAAAGAACTCAAGCGTAAGAATGAAGCACTTGCTGGTCAAGTCTACCGAGTCCATTACCTCCAGGAGCAAGTCGAAAGGCAGCAGCAGATTATCGAAGATCTACACGGTAAATTAAAAGGCGAACAAACAGATAGCAAAGTCACACCAATATCAAGCAAGAGAAAATCTACGATTGACGAACAGATTCAATCCGAACTAGATTCTCTAGACATCGGTTTAAATCCGACTCTAAATAAGACAATTAAAGCTGCTACTGAATCGACTGTCTTAGCTGCAATAGCAGCACTCAAAGATCAACTCAGCAAAAAGGATATTCCTAATCCTGGTGGCTGGTTAAACAAAGCTATTAGAGAAGGTTGGACTAAACCAGAACTAATCCCACAACAGTCAGCTAAACCGGAGTATCAAATAGTTACAACTAGCGAAAGACCAACTAAAGAATTAATCAGCTTCGACAAACTTCAAGAACTCAGTACTATTTTCAAACAGAAAGATGAATGATCCCATTCCACCCAACAATATCGAAGTAGAAGAGAATATCTTAGGTGGTATTCTGCTAGATCCGTCAGCTATGGGTCGAGTTATTGACTTGCTAACTCCTGAAGTTTTCTATATTACTGCTCACTCTACTATTTACCGAGCAGCTTTAGATCTTTATCATCAAGACAAACCCACCGACTTATTGAGCATAAAGACATGGTTATCTAACCAGAAACTACTCAAACAGGTAGGCGGTGAGGCAAAATTAATTCAGCTATTAGAACGGACAGTTTCAGCCGTTAATATCGACCATCTTGCATCATTGGTAGTTGATAAGTACAAGCGGCGCGAATTAATTGCAGCGGGTCACGAGCTGGTGAAGCTAGGACACGATACGACTATCGAACTAGAATCGGTGTTCGACCAGTCAGAACAGAAGATATTTAACCTGACCACCAATAAACAAGACCAGTTTAAACCCAAAGTTATTGGTGATTGTCTGGCTGCTGTCTTCACCAAAATCTCACAGGGAAGCGAACCTGCATATCCTACTGGATTGGATAATTTAGACACTTTGATTGGCGGTTTGATTAAGCAGGATCTAATCATTGTTGCTGCTAGAGCGAGTATGGGTAAAACTTGGTTGGCTTGTCATTTGACGAATCATATTGCGACTACTCAAAACAAGCCAGTCGTTTTCTTCAGTGCGGAGATGTCTAGCGAACAGTTAACGAAGCGGCTGTTATCGATGCACTCTGGCATTGATTCTCATCGGTTGATTCACAATACAATCTATGCAGATGAGTATGAAACTCTAAAGCAAGCTTTGGGTACATTGGGTGAACTTCCCATCATCATTGACGATACTCCAGCTTATGCTTTGACCCCCACAAAGATTCGCTCTGTACTGCGGAAAATCCGCCACGAGCGGGGCGAATTGGGGTTGGTGGTGCTAGATTATATTCAAAAGCTGGGTGACAGAGCTGCGGGGAATAGAGCGCAAGCTGTGGGCAAGTTCTCTGGGGCGTTCAAGGATATAGCGAAGGAGTTTGATGTCCCCTTTGTGGCGTTGGCTCAGATCAACCGTGGAGTGGAGAGTCAGAGTAATAAGCGTCCTGGAATAGCTGATATTAAAGATTCGGGGGACATCGAGCAGGATATGGAGTGCGATTCGTTCGCTCTAAACTGAACAATCAGGGGATGAGCGACATTGGTTTGGGTAATCCTTCGGATTGAGTTCGCACTTTAATCCCCAACCGATGATAACTATACAACCTTATAGGTGAGTGAAAGTACCCTAGAACCCACAAATCCTATCCTTCAGACGCAGAAGTGAAAACCTATCCCTTATAGCAGAGACTAGCCATCAATCTATAAAGCAGGGGTAAAAGCAAAAAGATACTAATAGCCTAAATTAGTATCCTGTGAGTAGGTGACTATGGATAACAATTGCTAAGACACTATCTGAATCATCGTTACCTGTAACCAGCGAAATAAGGCTGTATGCGCTGGGAGTCCCAAAAGGGCGTAGAACAGGGTGGTATAAAGGTTCCATCTTATATACCATGCGTTACCCTAAAACTCGATGAAAAGGTGTCATCCTACAGGTCACAAAACAATGGTTGTATGGAACGAAGTAATCCATCAGATTACTCTTGGAGAGGTCGAATACTCCAAGCAGTCAGCTAAGACGTAAACTCTGCAATTTTGTAGGTATCTGGTGGGAGAGATTGTGTAAGAAGCTAACGCCTGTCGTAATTGACAGGATATGCAGACGTACACACGGTATCACGGAAGGAAAAGCTACAAGTAGTAATAAATATGCTATGAACACGGCAATTAGTCCGATGTATAGATGGAACGAAATCAACTGGCGCAAGCTAGAACGTAGAGTTTTCAAGTTACAAAAGCGGATTTTCCAAGCGTCTAATCGTGGCAATGTCAAGTTAGTTCGCAGACTTCAGAAACTTTTGATAAGTTCACGGTCGGCAAGATTGTTAGCGGTTCGTCGTGTAACTCAGGATAACCAAGGCCGGAAGACGGCGGGTGTAGATGGGGTCAAATCCCTAACTCCAAAGCAACGTCTCATCTTGGTAGATAAAATCAAACTGGGTACTAAAGCAAAACCTACGCGCCGTGTTTGGATTCCCAAACCTGGAACCAGCGAAGAAAGACCTTTAGGCATACCGACAATGGAAG harbors:
- a CDS encoding ParB/RepB/Spo0J family partition protein, which encodes MSNRLARFAATREASPEVSIDIAQLQSRIAELEKAEITQLVDPQLLDRSPYQPRKHFDPIKMAQLTASVDAWGVLENVIVRLVVAGRYELVAGERRQLAAIAAKRQVPIKVMDLSDRDARRIALAENLNRVNLNPIEETWAILNLLAVDLEIDSTDEVKSVLYSLANVAKGVKSRENVSPKFNDQQTIVERILSEYGIKLLSFVKTKLPLIKLPDNVSDAIAAGLDHTKALAIAKVSDTAARDDLLRAAIEGGMPLTEIKKQIKSLQPQIEPQLPSPQLRVKNTITRVVAAKVWEHPDKWLEVQSLLERLEALCGEK
- a CDS encoding ParA family protein, whose amino-acid sequence is MKQTTIAVLSNSGGAGKSTLVRNLAYELDRSGLQVALLDLDPQHNLDLFCGLDVEIPMIDTIVGMLGEKYDRDWHLVPVPNEKNIHVCRGHLGMAELQNEFVARRGSEHILANKLKKKPLGHDVILIDCPATLGKICENAVVAADYVLIPLILQDKALTGLDGLLNWLKYLSDDLNLQPAPQVLGIVPYAYNEKSQTHRQCMEQLKFVAARARLRMFETIDNSLEIMNANGNGLAIGKFRPVHKTVEQFRNVCQQLLQTIG
- a CDS encoding GIY-YIG nuclease family protein is translated as MGRPATGQGTNRYIPAKLLPTVNALLGGHSIGGIFAIKNTWNHQIYIASTIDITTVWQQHQSWLKQGQHPDPDLQRVWNIAGAEVFTFVVLDIVEDPKNLSDRELAWIESCAKLKRSKNER
- a CDS encoding tyrosine-type recombinase/integrase, translating into MKLNIQKGIDPHTNEIVWLMLDDRYEVVEPIQRYLTYLSTGKSPNTVEAYAYDLKFWWKFLELKTLDWRNINLTDVEDFAYWLRVGDTTKVVSMQPVQAIRSEKTVNRAITAITGFYEYHIANGRVDFNQFDRFHMPYGIGTRGLLTGIAKSKPTRQKLVKLKEPKSFPGCLTDEQVATLVDACHRLRDKLIVLMLNGTGMRKGELLGLWIEDVGDCGDNYIRVVSRNNPNGARVKGQERTIPVVPELLKMYNDYLIYEYPAQKSNYVFVNIWEGNVGMPMKPDVLNTMFSRLGKKTGIHVYPHLFRHTYATRLLRSNYSPERVKHLLGHTSIQTTLDVYSHVIDEANLIEVIERENSGE
- a CDS encoding tyrosine-type recombinase/integrase; translated protein: MSRPLNNYTFLNDSPIDGNNSARKLLDNPLIHQDIWHTIDDLGLNVNQHSRVMTISFNQVEQDWLKLLIKLYCLVRVERRIAAAAIRQDLCHINRFSRFIEQKSIFRSEQINGDLFDEFDFYLKSLKLSPATISGNYIALNNFFKICREEGWLEVDTYWFKGRQKRTKPKNDEIEYIPEEVWQQLDENLCHLPESLQRMVLVIRATGLRIGELLNLSIDCLRQRDRQWRLRFLTEKYQIVDEIPICEELVAVIKEQQKYINKYFSDSYHNLFASNTSGYRYTPTPRVMSGQTFNQQLNTLAKQQNICTNDGRVWHFSSHQFRRTLATVMTNAGVRDLIIQKYLRHRSPDMQNHYKHLLKEVLGAEYQELMKGSSYVNSTGKIILQHQPQNPITELVRRKMYQITTQHGECHRPVLKSPCQTINACWQCEHWLTSIDDLSTLQEDFQRVKTELDIAANLGMVRQQQILTTDRNNLMIRIEVLETIDDRD
- a CDS encoding tyrosine-type recombinase/integrase yields the protein MKDEYIDWERDYHGEFICPECDAPGISARGIRKKSGKRHFGCPTCKKKQEESCEISIIKIEDPLNPGVNWYTNHRIGGFICPKCQAEDIYLTGIRFGKKRFQCKSCKHRQLDSLILSNVNVSHYSDNTSSAIKSFDWKDEQWDLRTINPNFDDRDRGIHLANFANIHPVWFKVEVKKYVKHLCKTGRSLSTIQQDLSTLRRFSRYLVRENISSFDEINRSLILDYLVREQKVNKLKLSGLRKLFTIGTTKGWFDIDQDIIRDADYPKQYQSNPDPISDQVREQVEQNLHLLPDPIARMWLIGYFSAMRPSELALLKRDCLVREGQHWKLIWHRKKTDDYHEIPISRTVAKVVQDQQEYIQNLWGDKWDYLFCHYHNLSKTDVSQPQLEPVTKVLPIHANHPLSVGIRTLITVLDIRDENGLLAKFQSKLLRSTRLTELFAQGHDLAVVSAWAGHKQFATTATHYTEVSCNLIEKETGHIQKALVNSNGHRILYESFPKSFWETPISHKLELTQTHVNTPIYGYCGLPLNQDCHKSRACYTCECFVATIEKLPQYINTLNELRAKLIKAMSVGQEVLVEQFGRQAEQLDKIIASLQQGAA
- a CDS encoding DUF6262 family protein, whose amino-acid sequence is MSNSDTKQARVDNLQQVQAARKEDSAGRVFKAIERLQKIDGKINFTTVAKEANVSVSYLYKYPEIKQRIAEVRNKQRSFPTSPVAQPNSSSTGKIIARLKEKIQQLENENKELKRKNEALAGQVYRVHYLQEQVERQQQIIEDLHGKLKGEQTDSKVTPISSKRKSTIDEQIQSELDSLDIGLNPTLNKTIKAATESTVLAAIAALKDQLSKKDIPNPGGWLNKAIREGWTKPELIPQQSAKPEYQIVTTSERPTKELISFDKLQELSTIFKQKDE
- the dnaB gene encoding replicative DNA helicase, yielding MNDPIPPNNIEVEENILGGILLDPSAMGRVIDLLTPEVFYITAHSTIYRAALDLYHQDKPTDLLSIKTWLSNQKLLKQVGGEAKLIQLLERTVSAVNIDHLASLVVDKYKRRELIAAGHELVKLGHDTTIELESVFDQSEQKIFNLTTNKQDQFKPKVIGDCLAAVFTKISQGSEPAYPTGLDNLDTLIGGLIKQDLIIVAARASMGKTWLACHLTNHIATTQNKPVVFFSAEMSSEQLTKRLLSMHSGIDSHRLIHNTIYADEYETLKQALGTLGELPIIIDDTPAYALTPTKIRSVLRKIRHERGELGLVVLDYIQKLGDRAAGNRAQAVGKFSGAFKDIAKEFDVPFVALAQINRGVESQSNKRPGIADIKDSGDIEQDMECDSFALN